The Cyanobacteriota bacterium genome segment AGCTACTCCTGTACTTTGGCGAGCCGTGTTTGCGACACTAACAGGCACTGGAGTAGTTTTTCTGGGATGTCAAGACGGTGTGTTTCGTCGTGGCTTTGAGTGGTATATCTCCCACTACTACTATGGGATAGCAGCAACCTTGCTGATGATATTTTCGCTAGCAATCTTGCCAGACATTTACAGGGATCGCTCGGAGCGATGGCGCATCGCCCATGTTGTTCTCAATTGCGTTGCCCTAGTCTTGTTCCTAGGGCAGGGTTTTACTGGCTCTAGAGATTTACTCGAAATCCCCTTGAGTTGGCAAAAGCCTTACCTGTTTCAGTGTGACTGGGGAGCGCAAACCTGTCCATTTCCTAAGTCAGAATTGCCAATATCTGATTTTGATGATGTGCTGACTGCTAAGGCTAGTGAGTCACCAAATCAACGGTTATGATTGGTTACCTGCGGGGAACGATCGCATCTGTACAAAAAGCAGGGAATCGAGTCACCATAACGCTGGATGTTCATAATGTTGGGTATGACATCCAAGTTGTACCTCGTTTGGTGCAGACTTTGCCAGAAGTTGGTACCGTTCTCCAGATTTTTACCCACCAGCAAGTTCGGGATGACCAGATTGCACTCTATGGCTTTAGTTCTGGAGCAGAGCGGGATCTGTTCAAACAGCTATTGACCGTTAGTGGCATTGGGCCACAAGTTGCGATCGCGTTGCTGGATACTTTTACATTGCCAGATTTGGTGCAAGCCATTGTTTCAGGCAATACACGCCTGCTGGCACGATCGCCTGGGGTTGGGACTAAAACGGCTGAACGCATTACCCTAGAGCTGCGCAGCAAGCTAGTTGAGTGGCGACAGCAATCAGGGCTGCTCTCTACCCCACTAGCAGGGCCTACGATTGCGATTCAAGAAGATGTAGAATTGACACTACTGGCTCTCGGTTATACAACAACTGAGATTCAGCAGGCATTGCAAGCTGTAGGACAGTCCACAGCCCTGCCCAAGAATGCAAGTGCTGAAGAATGGATTCGTCTGGCGATTGCTTGGTTGAGTCAATGAAGCTAGGTGTGCTACCATTAGCTTTTGCCAACATTACCGTAAGCAGATTTTTTGCCATGGCTTTGCTACAGGAACGCAAACACAAAATCATTCACGAGTATCAACTCCATGAGACAGACACTGGCTCTGCCGATGTTCAGGTTGCAATCCTGACTGAGCGCATTACCCGTTTGAGTGAACACCTGAAAACCAATAAAAAAGACAACACATCTCGTCGGGGACTACTCAAAATGATTGGTCAACGTAAACATTTACTGGCCTATATTAACCAGAAGGATCCCGCTCGCTACAAGGCTTTGATTGAGCGTCTTGGTATTCGTGGTTAGGGGTTTACTGCAATAGGCTTGATAGTATGGCTACCGATCAAACGTCCAATTCCAGCGATCGTCAACGCCTTCCCTTTGAACCAGCTAGCGGGCGCAAGAAGGGTAAGAGCCAAGCTGGCGACAAACAAGTAGTTGCTGAAAAGCGGGCTTCTGCTCCATCAGGGACAACAGCTAGCTCTGGCTCCCAGCGATCACAGTCCAATTCATTGCAAGAGCGAGCCAAACAGATTCTAGGCAAGACCGCTTCTCCAGCAGAGGCAACTGATGCTCAAGCAGATCGGGCCGTTGGCATTCCAGAGGTGGTGTCTCGTCGGATGGTAAGCCGCATGGTTGTTCTTTGTGGCATTCCTTCGATAATGGGTATTTTGGTGTTTGTAATTTCCTATCAGTTAGTTAGTCACGGATGGTTTGCATTACCCAATGTGGCAGTGCTTTTAGTGAGTATGGGCTGTTTTGGTCTAGGCGTAGTGGGTTTGAGCTATGGTGCTCTTTCAGCGTCCTGGGAAGAGGATACTCCTGGTAGTTTGGTTGGAATTTCGGAATTTTTAGTTAATTTCAAACGCATGACAGATGCTTGGGCGGTAGCACGAGAGCGTCGTCGAGCCGCTAAATCTTCACCAGAATCCTAGGGCCTCTGAGATTCGTAATCCTTTCACTAACGTTAGACGATTGTCCTTTCTTGGAGTTTTGTAAACTTTCTTAAGATAAGTAAGCATCTCTCGATAGGATTAGCAGTGTGAATTGTCTGTATGGTTGGGTTTATGGAGTTTTTTACAAATTTTATTAGTGCAGTGAATTGGGAAGTTATTGCCCAGTTGACATTTGTATCCTTGATTATGCTTTCTGGCCCAGTGGTTATTTTCTTGCTGGCGGTGCGGGGCGGTGATCTGTAACCTGCCTGGGTAACCTGCGTAGAAGAGTTGCGCAATCAGTTAACAGCTATAGTTCTCATTGTTAGGGTGAAAGAGCAGTGGTGATGGTAATCTCCTCTGCTTTTTTGATCGCATTGATATGAGTAACATATCCAGCAGTTTAAGTGAACTGGTCAGAGTAGTCCTAG includes the following:
- a CDS encoding DUF4079 domain-containing protein, producing the protein MSTKDLFSLIHPLLAVVLVFPLIGTVVNMAWQTRQRRLMLKAGEKTRIPPVVGSEHVKMGRWLTGSVVGITLIALSYSIFIKDDRGLELWRKAPTKLILLALILVATIAALVLLYRATPVLWRAVFATLTGTGVVFLGCQDGVFRRGFEWYISHYYYGIAATLLMIFSLAILPDIYRDRSERWRIAHVVLNCVALVLFLGQGFTGSRDLLEIPLSWQKPYLFQCDWGAQTCPFPKSELPISDFDDVLTAKASESPNQRL
- a CDS encoding photosystem II reaction center protein Ycf12 — its product is MEFFTNFISAVNWEVIAQLTFVSLIMLSGPVVIFLLAVRGGDL
- the ruvA gene encoding Holliday junction branch migration protein RuvA, whose product is MIGYLRGTIASVQKAGNRVTITLDVHNVGYDIQVVPRLVQTLPEVGTVLQIFTHQQVRDDQIALYGFSSGAERDLFKQLLTVSGIGPQVAIALLDTFTLPDLVQAIVSGNTRLLARSPGVGTKTAERITLELRSKLVEWRQQSGLLSTPLAGPTIAIQEDVELTLLALGYTTTEIQQALQAVGQSTALPKNASAEEWIRLAIAWLSQ
- a CDS encoding PAM68 family protein; translated protein: MATDQTSNSSDRQRLPFEPASGRKKGKSQAGDKQVVAEKRASAPSGTTASSGSQRSQSNSLQERAKQILGKTASPAEATDAQADRAVGIPEVVSRRMVSRMVVLCGIPSIMGILVFVISYQLVSHGWFALPNVAVLLVSMGCFGLGVVGLSYGALSASWEEDTPGSLVGISEFLVNFKRMTDAWAVARERRRAAKSSPES
- the rpsO gene encoding 30S ribosomal protein S15 — its product is MALLQERKHKIIHEYQLHETDTGSADVQVAILTERITRLSEHLKTNKKDNTSRRGLLKMIGQRKHLLAYINQKDPARYKALIERLGIRG